AATCACCATCGTCAGAGATTATCTCAGACAGATCAGGCAGGACAAAAAACAGGCCTTTATCCGGTTTGAATCCCGGCCCGGTGAACAGTTCCAGATTGACTGGGGGCATTTTAGCAGCCTTACATATGGCAAAAGTTCAAGAAAGCTGTATGCCCTGGCAGTGATCGAGTCTCACAGCCGAATGCTTTTTGTGGTGTTCACCCACAGTCAGAACCAGGCAACCCTTCACCGGTGCCTGGTTGCCGCTTTTTTGTATTTTGGAGGCACGCCCGGGGAACTGGTCGTGGACAATATGGTCACAGCCGTGATCGAGCGTGTGGGCAGCATGATCCGCTTCAACGAAGCCTTTCTGGACTTTTTGCGGCACTTTGGCATTACACCCAAGGCCTGCAATGTCAGAGCGCCCCATGAAAAAGGGAAGGTGGAAAACAGTATCCGGTATCTTCGCAACAACTTCTGGCCGTTAAGAAAGTTTGCAGATTTGGATGATGTGAACCACCAGGTGCTGGCATGGCTGGATACCACGGCCAATCAGAGGATGCATCAGACCACCGGGGAAAAACCGGTGGACCGATTTGTTAAAGATGCCCTGAACCCATTGCCGGACCCGCTGCCCGATTACCGGGAGACAGACAGTCTCACGGTATACAAAGACTTCGGTGTTCGTTTTGATACCAATGTTTATACGGTCCCGCCCCGGCTAGTGGGGAAATCGGTCATCCTGAAAGCAGACAGCCGGACCATATCCATCTACTACAAGGAAAAACAGGTGGCGGCCCATACACGGAAATGGGAAAAAAATCTGCGTATCGATTTGCCGGCACACAAGGAACAGGTCCGGAAACTCAGAAAACGCATACTGATGGACAGGCAGATGATGGTCTTCATGTCCCTGGGCCAGGAAGCCGTGGACTACCTGGAAAAACTCACCGATGCCTCACAACCGTTGAAAAAAACGGTGTCTCATCTGCTGCAACTGCAGGACAAATACGGGGCATCATCGTTGATATATGCGCTCAGAAAAGCGCTGGCCCATAAGTTGTATGGATCTGAATATGTTGAAAACATCCTTCACCAGGAAATGGCACGCACCGTCCGCCATCGTCCAGTGGAATTGAAGAACGAAGATCTGAATCAAATCCGGCTGCCACAGCCAAATTTAGCTGAATACGATGCACTGGCGCTTTCACGGAGGAAAAAATAGCCGAAATCGCCTGTTTTTTTGTAAAGCGTAGGACGATTATCTATAACCCTTGAACCGCAAGGATATCGGAACTTTCTGTTTTAAAAGGTGGAGACATGCGCGGCGGATATAGAGGAAAACCAAAACCCAGATTGCCATCACATCTTTTGCGCGTTCATGTGAATGCCCGAATCCAGAAATGGATGCTCGATGAACTCAAACGCAGAGGTGAAGTCGGGATAATTTTGGAAGAGATATTGATTAAAGCAGGTTTTAAGTATCAACCCGAAAAAGGAAAACATGATGGAAGCCGTCATTGATAAGTTCAAATCACTTCGACTGAAAAACTGTGCACTGAACCTGCCCGCTGTTCTGGAGCAAAGTGCCCAGA
Above is a window of Desulfotignum balticum DSM 7044 DNA encoding:
- the istA gene encoding IS21 family transposase gives rise to the protein MIDKRTVFEIHRLNNMQFSIRQIARQLGLDRGSVKKYLEQPDITCQKRPGRVSKLDPYRDLIREMVNDYPQIKAPVVLQHIRVRGFTGEITIVRDYLRQIRQDKKQAFIRFESRPGEQFQIDWGHFSSLTYGKSSRKLYALAVIESHSRMLFVVFTHSQNQATLHRCLVAAFLYFGGTPGELVVDNMVTAVIERVGSMIRFNEAFLDFLRHFGITPKACNVRAPHEKGKVENSIRYLRNNFWPLRKFADLDDVNHQVLAWLDTTANQRMHQTTGEKPVDRFVKDALNPLPDPLPDYRETDSLTVYKDFGVRFDTNVYTVPPRLVGKSVILKADSRTISIYYKEKQVAAHTRKWEKNLRIDLPAHKEQVRKLRKRILMDRQMMVFMSLGQEAVDYLEKLTDASQPLKKTVSHLLQLQDKYGASSLIYALRKALAHKLYGSEYVENILHQEMARTVRHRPVELKNEDLNQIRLPQPNLAEYDALALSRRKK